The sequence gcggggcacaggctccagacgcgcaggctcagtagctgtggctcacgggcccagtcgctccgcggcacgcgggatcctcccagaccagggctcgaacccatgtcccctgcattagcaggcagattctcaaccactgtgccaccagggaagcccagctttcACGTTTTACAGAggacaaaactgaggctcagcccaAGGCCGCACAGCCAGGAATCAGTGGGGCTGGGATCGGATTCCCAGACTGGGGCCACCTCTCTCCAGCCCCCGGGGTAAACGCAGGTGGCCGGCGGGGTAGTACTGTGACGCCCCTTTCCACCGGAAGCCACAGAGACACCACGAGGTCAAGTCACTTACGCAGAGTCTGCTGCTCGGTGGCCCAAGAGGGTTCCAGTCCGCTCCCGGGTGGGCACCGCCTCCTCTCACCCACTGTGTCCTGCTCCCGGCACACTGCCACGGTGGCTGTCTCATCAGAGGCACAGACCTGTCCTGTATAGTTTAAAAAGCACTGTGAATTTGGGTCTCTCCGCCCAAGTGTTATAGGTTAGAAAACCAAGGCCGTcagtttagagaaaagaaaaagacctcgAAGGGCCCGGCACATGGGAGAGGAGGGTCGGGGTGAGAAGAGTCCTCCTGACTATCCCTGGGTGCTTGACGCTCCCCGTCTGCGTTCCAAGGGAGCCAGGGCCCCTCCCAACAGGCAGATGTGCTGTGCTGCAGGTTCAGACAGAGTTTGCTGATTAGCCTTTAAATGGCAGCTCCTTAGAGGTCTGACAGCTCCCGGCAGGCCCGCCCCTGCAGTGGACGCACGAGACCCCCCGCTTGGCCCGCGTGACAGGGTCTTCACCCATGCCTTGCGTTCCTCCCCAGATCCAGTGCTCCCTGCAGGACGTCGGCTCTGCCCTGGCAACACCGCGCTCCTCAGCCAGGGAGGCTCACTTAAGTAATTCTCTCCCTGAACCCGCTGTGTGTGCTCAGAGGGCCCCGGGGGGCCTGGGCCCGTGGGTGGGGGGAATGACTCTCTCCTGGGTGTCGCCTGGGACCCCTGTCAACCTGACCTGTGCAGCCTGAGAAGGCTGAAGGAAGGTCCCTCGGAGCCAGTGGAATGGTTTGCGGGCACCCAGGCagaagggatgggggtgggctcCTTGTGATCCTGGGGCAGTGGCCTCACGGCCATGTCCTCCTTGGCTCCGCAGAACACGCCACGTTCGAGGCAGGGCCCATCTTGGAGCTGGAGCAGTGGATCGACAGATACTCCAGCCAGCTGCCCCCACTCACGGCTTTCATCCTGCCTGTAGGTACTGGGCTGCCTCAACCGGGGGGTGGCTGCGGGCCAGTGTGTtgaccaaaacacacaggcagggaTTCAGCCCCCccccttttaatttttaacagcaACAGAAGCTGTCCCCCAGCCCCCAAGTCCCCTCCAGACTGTCACGGCTCCCTCCCCAGTCCTGCCTGCTTTGGAGAGGGGTACCCAGTGAGTGTGCCCCGGCAGGGCCCCTGGAGACGGAACACTGCCCATTGTGGGCGGGGCCTGTGTGTCCCTCCGTCCATCCAGGCTCCCTGCCTGCAGTGGGCACCCTCCCCCCGCCCTTCCAGCCAACAcctgctttctcctttcagtCCGGAGGCAAGAGCAGCTCCGCACTGCATTTCTGTCGGGCCGTGTGCCGCCGAGCTGAGAGACGGTACTGGGGTGCGGGGGCCGAGGGAGCGGGGCCTGGGCAGAGAGACAGTGATCCTGAcgggggaggggggcacagcACATCGGGATCAGAGTTTGTGCGGAAGCAGGCAGCTCCAGGAAAAGGGCGGGGGAGGCCCAGCGGGTCTAGGTGATTATTTGTAATTATAATAACACTCATGTGGTATGAAATTCAGGTGCATATTTGGTGAAGACTCCCTGTTCCTGGGGTTAATTTAAATGGTGGAGGTGGTCTCAGCTGAGCAGAAAGGATTGAAAAGCTCCACACCATAAGAGCTATGAGGGAGGGTACTTGGCACCAGAGTGACCCAGCCCGGGACTGGGCATGGGGGGTACTGGGGGCACAGTGGACAGAGTGTCCGGGGTGAGGGGACAGCAAGGGCAGAGGTGGCAGTCTGCATGGAACACACACAAAGGACGCTGAGTGTCTGGTCCGGAGTGAGGGGCGTGAGGCATGACGAGGCTAGAGGCTGAGCTGAGGCCAGGCCGGGCAGGGCCTCACGTGCCCCGAGAGCTCTGCATTTATCCTGAGAGCCTTTATCCTGTGAGCCATTGATGGGTTTTAGGCCATGGGATGACGTGCTGGCTGCTGAGTGGAGAAGGGCCCAGACCAGCCACCTGCTACCCCAATCCCCCAACTGAGAGTCAGGAGAGGAgggacgccccccccccccccgccccagaagCTCCTGACCACCTTTTCAAGGAAACTTTAAAAGAGTAATTGCAACATCTCCATTTACACCACTCATAGGCCAGGCTGCCACCCAGCTTTacagagaaatgggaataaagcCCTGCTTTATACAACTGGCAGGACCGTGCTGGGCACTTTGTATCCATTATTTCACTGATTCCTTGTGGTAACGTTGGGAGAGAGGTGGTGGCAGCCCCCACTCTACTGGAGTCAGGACGCTGGGGCTCAGAGGTGAAACTGTGGCCAGGGCCGCCTGGGTGGTCCATGGCAGAGTCTGGATTTGAGCCCAGGTGTGTCTGCTCCATACCTGAGCTCTGTCCATAGCCCCATGTCATAAAGATTTCACTTATCATGAAAGGTGCTTGGGGCCAAGTGGTTCCTAAAATGACACTGAGTCACAAAAGAGCTTCAGCTTCAAAAGGAAGAAAGTCATTTGTACAAAGCTGTCCACATCAGCAGTGCTCATAgtagcaaaaaattggaaactacCCAAAGGCCCAACATCAAGGAATGGCTGAGCAGAGGAGGTGTCCTGAGGACACCAAACCCGTGCCCAGGTGACAAAGCCCCTGGGGCAGGAGACACAAACCTGGCACCTCGGTTTGGGGCGAGCACCTCCCAGCAGGGGTTATGTAGCAGAGGCGACGTGCATGGAAGGGCTGCCAGCTCGCTGGTGCTCAGCAGACAGCACCATCTAGAGTGTCTGCACACAGACTGGCGAGGCTGCAGCGGGAGTGAAATGCTGGCTCAGGACGCAGCTCCTGCCCCCAAGCGTGTTGAGCCCGTAACGTAGCGTGATGCTGTGTTTCCTTCCCTTCTAGCATGGTGCCTCTTGTCCAGTCCGGTGAGACGGATGCAAACGTGGCCAAGTTCTTAAACAGGTACTCAGATGGGATCTGGAGAGTCTTTCTGAAAAAGTAGGCACTTCGTGGCTCCAGCCCTGGCTCGTGGGGCTCCAGCATGGGCCAGGCTAGGACTGAGAGCTGAGGGACCCCAGGAGCTGCCTGGGGTCCAGAAAGTGACCTCACAGCCAGGGTCTGGCCCCTTAATGTGGTCACTCCTCCCCCAGGATATGGCCTGGGCTTTGATGGCCCTGACCAGCTCCTTTCCTCCTGGGAGGGGAGTGAGGACCCTTCTGTTCATGTCACAGTAGTGATCCTGGGGAGCCTTCCAGCCGTGTAGGTTGTGTGGGCTGAGCCAGTTCGTTCCCTTAGCAAGGAAGGCATCACCGCGCAGATGAGGAACCAGCATATGACAGCTCTGCGGCGGCGGGGGGAATCACCCAGAGCAGAGTCTCTTCCACTGCCcagtcccccaccccactcccagagAGACAGCCAGGCATCAGGAGGAGGGGGCATGGGTCAGGGAAGGTTCCAGCAGGACCTGGCATGGAGCTGGCCTCAGCGGGTAGGGttggggcagggagagaagaggagggtgggGTCAGTGCGGCATGGAAACAAGGGAGAGCACAGGGCAGCTTCGCAAACTAACTGCCAGCCCCTTAGGGGCAGGCTCGCTGTTTCCTCTCCTgtttccctccccacccacccctgcccagaGGCCCCATCACTGGTGGgtcaaagaaagaagggagaggggcACTAGGGTCTAGCCCACTAGAATATTCCAGGCCAGCGCTTCTCAACCGGGAtgtctggcaatgtctggagacaagtgggtgggggccaggggtgCTGCCCAATGTCCTACGATGATGCACACAACAGCTCCCTCTTCCTGCCACGAAGAATCACCCAGCCACAAGGAATGGTCCCGAATGTCACTAGTGCCGAGGTTGAGAAGCCTGCTCTAGGCTCCCTCTACTCAAAGAGTAGACCAGcagcaccagaatcacctgggcaCAGTTTAGACCTGCCCAATCCTGGGCCTGGCCCAGCCAGTCCTCCCGAATCAGAATCTGATCTGCATGTCACCAGGATCCCCAGGTGACTTGTGTGCACACCCCAGTTTGGGAGGCACCAGTCCTGTTCACTGGAAGGTGCAGAAACCAGGGAGTGGCCCAAAGTCACCAGCCCTGTGAGGTCGGACAGGGTAGTGACCTCATCCTGCAGGACCCGCCCCAGCCCTGGCGCCAGAGTCGGGCGCTGGGCTCTCAAGAAGCTGGCCTGGAGCGCCATCCATCAAGCCCAGGTTGGCTGAGCACCCGCTGTCCCACCCGATGCTCCCGGGGCACGTGACTGGTGTTTCCTCCTTGGAGGCTAATACAGGGAGGACCCTGTTAGCACTGATCTCTCATTTCAGATCATTCCGTTTGCCTCCTTCTGCCCCTCCAGACTCAGTGACTATCTCTTCACGTTAGCCAGATACACAGCCATGAAGGAGGGGAATCcagaaaaaatatacaagaaaaatgACTTGTCGGACCGTGTCTGAGGCAC is a genomic window of Balaenoptera ricei isolate mBalRic1 chromosome 14, mBalRic1.hap2, whole genome shotgun sequence containing:
- the MMAB gene encoding corrinoid adenosyltransferase MMAB isoform X2, with the protein product MAVWGLGGRLGLRGCLGARKLLCPRFQSRGPQGVEDGDRPQPSSKTPKLPKIYTKTGDKGFSSTFTGERRPKDDQVFEAVGTTDELSSAIGFAMELIAEQGHPFVEELQKIQCSLQDVGSALATPRSSAREAHLKHATFEAGPILELEQWIDRYSSQLPPLTAFILPSGGKSSSALHFCRAVCRRAERRMVPLVQSGETDANVAKFLNRLSDYLFTLARYTAMKEGNPEKIYKKNDLSDRV
- the MMAB gene encoding corrinoid adenosyltransferase MMAB isoform X1 — protein: MAVWGLGGRLGLRGCLGARKLLCPRFQSRGPQGVEDGDRPQPSSKTPKLPKIYTKTGDKGFSSTFTGERRPKDDQVFEAVGTTDELSSAIGVGPTSGQHQQEIGQGFAMELIAEQGHPFVEELQKIQCSLQDVGSALATPRSSAREAHLKHATFEAGPILELEQWIDRYSSQLPPLTAFILPSGGKSSSALHFCRAVCRRAERRMVPLVQSGETDANVAKFLNRLSDYLFTLARYTAMKEGNPEKIYKKNDLSDRV